Proteins encoded within one genomic window of Candidatus Zixiibacteriota bacterium:
- a CDS encoding flagellar protein FlgN, translated as MTDRLVKILSKEVELFETFLSLLQRQQELLVANDRDGLSALTETLREKTIESQLLNRQREEEIERIKVVNAIEGDLNVTRLLELIDSTRADQLTRLRDLVYSLHNKITRTRNQNALLINRSRESIARMMEMLSRVNGPRPTYARDGANAAIGDNVVVDRSA; from the coding sequence ATGACAGATCGCCTGGTTAAAATACTCTCCAAAGAAGTCGAGTTATTCGAGACCTTCTTGTCGTTACTCCAGCGACAACAAGAGTTGCTGGTGGCAAACGACCGGGACGGACTCAGCGCTTTGACCGAGACACTCCGCGAGAAAACGATCGAGAGCCAACTGCTAAACCGGCAGCGCGAGGAAGAGATCGAACGGATTAAGGTCGTTAATGCGATCGAGGGTGATCTGAACGTCACTCGCTTGCTCGAACTGATCGACAGCACTCGGGCGGACCAGTTAACCCGCCTGCGTGATTTAGTCTATTCACTTCACAATAAAATCACACGGACGCGAAATCAGAATGCACTTCTGATAAACCGTTCCCGTGAGTCAATCGCCCGCATGATGGAAATGTTGTCACGAGTCAACGGACCGCGTCCCACTTATGCCCGCGATGGAGCCAATGCCGCAATAGGCGACAATGTCGTCGTGGATAGGAGTGCGTAA
- a CDS encoding transglycosylase SLT domain-containing protein: MTPMDPTAAGAAVSNSVIERLGASKGKTLEAEKERLKKATQEFEAFFTHYMLKTMRETIPDSPFEDEGMLSSSNGKDIFTDLFDMEVARQMAGGGSRSIGDMLYNSMLPLIEAEYGVGSDNTELNPLNGSESIPIELNQDEFRDVESEEQPIGLPESSSTSISITPQTTSGPLDTAEIISQYGRHIRSAARENEIDPALITAVIKAESNGDASAVSKAGAKGLMQLVDSTATDMDVTEVFDPKENIAGGSRYLKKMIDRFGDTEQALAAYNAGPENVKKYGGVPPYRETQEYVEKVMTEFRAIRKSVSHSEAKVQ, translated from the coding sequence ATGACTCCAATGGATCCGACAGCGGCCGGGGCGGCCGTCTCCAACAGCGTTATCGAACGTCTGGGCGCATCGAAAGGGAAGACGCTCGAGGCGGAAAAGGAACGGCTGAAAAAGGCTACCCAGGAGTTTGAGGCGTTTTTCACGCATTACATGTTGAAAACGATGCGCGAAACGATCCCGGATTCTCCATTCGAAGATGAAGGGATGCTGTCTAGTTCCAACGGCAAGGACATTTTTACCGACTTGTTCGATATGGAGGTAGCCCGTCAGATGGCTGGAGGGGGGAGTCGATCTATCGGGGATATGTTGTACAATTCCATGCTGCCGCTGATCGAAGCCGAATACGGAGTGGGAAGTGATAACACGGAACTGAATCCCTTGAACGGCAGTGAGTCAATCCCGATCGAGCTCAATCAAGATGAATTCAGAGATGTTGAATCAGAGGAGCAGCCGATAGGACTGCCTGAATCTAGTTCAACAAGTATCTCGATAACTCCACAAACGACTTCGGGGCCGCTCGATACAGCCGAGATAATATCACAATACGGCCGCCACATTCGGTCGGCGGCGCGTGAAAACGAGATCGACCCGGCCCTCATTACGGCGGTCATCAAAGCTGAGTCAAACGGCGATGCCTCGGCTGTTTCAAAGGCCGGCGCTAAAGGACTGATGCAGTTGGTCGACAGCACGGCAACCGATATGGATGTGACCGAAGTTTTTGATCCAAAGGAAAATATCGCCGGCGGCAGTCGTTATCTGAAAAAAATGATAGATCGCTTCGGCGATACCGAGCAGGCTCTGGCCGCTTACAATGCGGGTCCGGAGAATGTCAAGAAATACGGCGGTGTGCCGCCGTATCGCGAAACACAGGAATATGTGGAAAAAGTAATGACGGAATTTCGTGCTATACGAAAAAGCGTTTCCCACAGTGAAGCTAAAGTGCAGTAA
- a CDS encoding flagellar basal body P-ring protein FlgI — MIATLLNRLATPTGLIVLLSIMLLLVPDVNATKVRIKDVCSFQNMEEQDLIGYGLVIGLDGTGDGTGAQFTVQSLTNMMERMGLTVDPDKLKVKNVAAVMVTGKVSSHMTQGARFDVTVSSVGDASSLQGGTLLMTPMAGIDGSVYALAQGPVSIGGFNVKVDDANKIVNNYTLVGRVPDGAKVTNELTSTEENGREIRLALHNPDFTTAYRVSERINITYGLAAYPVDAGTVRIMVPDSLAYPSTRIKFISDIGQLEIVPDNTARVVINEKTGTIVAGQHVTIEPVAIAHGTITVSIQSTPLISQPEPFSSGQTVITQQSRLNVEAEKARVTHMQGAVYLKDIAAALNKIGATPRDIIAIFQALKQAGALRSELVIM, encoded by the coding sequence ATGATTGCTACATTATTGAATCGGCTGGCTACTCCAACCGGCCTGATCGTGCTCCTGTCGATCATGTTGTTGCTCGTGCCTGATGTCAACGCCACCAAGGTCAGAATAAAGGATGTCTGTTCGTTCCAGAACATGGAAGAGCAGGACCTGATCGGTTACGGTCTGGTGATCGGTCTGGACGGAACCGGGGACGGGACCGGTGCTCAATTCACGGTTCAGTCGTTGACCAATATGATGGAGCGTATGGGGCTGACGGTCGATCCGGACAAACTCAAAGTGAAAAACGTCGCGGCGGTAATGGTGACCGGAAAAGTATCCAGTCATATGACTCAGGGGGCGCGTTTCGATGTAACCGTATCGTCGGTCGGAGATGCCTCCAGTCTTCAGGGTGGGACACTTCTTATGACGCCCATGGCGGGAATTGACGGTTCTGTTTATGCCCTGGCGCAGGGACCGGTTTCCATCGGCGGATTCAACGTCAAGGTCGACGACGCCAATAAAATTGTGAATAACTACACTCTGGTCGGCCGGGTGCCGGACGGAGCGAAAGTAACCAACGAGCTGACGTCAACCGAGGAGAACGGCCGGGAAATTCGCCTGGCTCTCCATAATCCTGATTTTACCACCGCTTACCGAGTTTCGGAGCGGATCAACATAACCTATGGCCTGGCGGCTTATCCCGTTGATGCCGGTACCGTGCGAATCATGGTGCCGGATTCACTAGCTTATCCGTCGACACGAATCAAGTTCATTTCGGATATCGGTCAATTGGAAATCGTCCCGGATAACACTGCCCGGGTAGTGATAAATGAAAAGACCGGAACCATTGTCGCCGGTCAGCATGTGACGATCGAGCCGGTGGCGATTGCCCACGGCACGATTACGGTCAGTATTCAATCGACTCCTCTGATTTCGCAACCGGAACCGTTCAGTTCTGGTCAGACGGTGATCACACAGCAATCGCGACTCAATGTCGAAGCCGAAAAGGCGCGTGTGACACATATGCAGGGGGCGGTTTATCTGAAGGATATAGCTGCGGCACTCAACAAGATTGGCGCTACTCCCCGCGACATTATCGCAATTTTCCAGGCTCTTAAGCAGGCCGGCGCATTGCGTTCGGAGTTGGTGATTATGTAA
- a CDS encoding flagellar basal body L-ring protein FlgH, translating into MSFKKMVIILFVLLLLPFALEVRGQGFGQGQSLFTDIKANRVGDILTVLIYEASQASQTAETKTEKTTQASTSGGPGVGPLDFIPLFSVDGDASLTHDGKGEHSRNGSLKAKMTVTVVGLKPNGDLIVEGSRTVGVSGDEEILNLSGVVRQRDVNPDNTVDSYLIADAKIAYTGKGAANTAARPGLVTRLINWLF; encoded by the coding sequence ATGAGCTTCAAAAAGATGGTGATTATTTTGTTCGTGTTGTTGTTGCTGCCGTTTGCACTGGAAGTGCGCGGTCAGGGATTTGGCCAGGGGCAGTCTTTGTTTACGGATATCAAGGCCAACCGCGTGGGCGATATATTGACCGTTCTCATTTATGAGGCGAGTCAGGCTTCACAAACCGCGGAGACCAAGACCGAAAAAACGACGCAGGCTTCGACCTCGGGCGGTCCCGGTGTCGGCCCCCTGGATTTCATTCCATTGTTCAGTGTCGACGGCGATGCCTCGCTCACTCATGACGGCAAGGGCGAGCATTCGCGCAACGGGAGTCTCAAAGCCAAGATGACCGTTACCGTTGTCGGTTTGAAACCCAACGGTGATCTGATCGTCGAGGGCTCACGTACCGTAGGCGTGTCGGGTGATGAAGAAATTCTCAACCTCTCCGGGGTAGTCCGCCAGAGAGACGTTAATCCGGACAACACGGTGGACAGCTATCTGATCGCCGACGCCAAAATCGCTTACACCGGCAAAGGAGCTGCCAACACGGCCGCTCGTCCGGGGCTGGTGACGCGATTGATCAACTGGTTGTTTTAA
- the flgA gene encoding flagellar basal body P-ring formation chaperone FlgA, which translates to MRRITFLSILLLMGTVVGAMTTDEAVVRHIAQMYQLDSTVYEIEILNNPLRMAEVTLDELSVRPLTQKDPLGLFAVKAIVTVDGQEIESGQIRLKIKKYADVLVLTDKVGRSDLFEPDDLMHRRMEVTNLQEKTIMSMEELQGCRARRNLRVGDILTSGDVEQIPDVEPGSDVQIVYSDGLCRITAPGKVMQTGIAGEYVKVKNTSSNKIIVARVVDHSAVAVEP; encoded by the coding sequence ATGCGGCGAATAACGTTTTTATCGATACTGCTCCTGATGGGGACAGTCGTGGGGGCTATGACCACCGATGAAGCGGTTGTCAGACATATCGCTCAGATGTACCAGCTCGATTCTACCGTCTATGAAATCGAAATCCTGAACAATCCTTTGCGTATGGCCGAAGTAACGCTCGATGAGTTGTCGGTACGACCTTTGACGCAGAAGGATCCACTGGGATTGTTTGCCGTGAAGGCGATCGTTACGGTTGACGGTCAAGAGATTGAGTCGGGTCAGATTCGACTAAAGATAAAGAAGTACGCCGATGTGCTGGTGTTGACCGACAAAGTCGGCCGGAGCGATCTGTTCGAGCCCGACGATCTCATGCATCGACGTATGGAAGTAACCAACCTTCAAGAGAAAACGATTATGTCGATGGAGGAACTGCAGGGATGCCGCGCCCGTCGCAACTTACGGGTCGGCGACATACTGACCAGCGGCGATGTGGAGCAGATTCCCGATGTGGAACCCGGTTCCGATGTGCAAATCGTTTACAGCGACGGTCTTTGTCGCATTACCGCTCCCGGCAAGGTCATGCAGACCGGTATCGCCGGAGAGTATGTCAAAGTCAAGAACACTTCTTCCAATAAGATCATTGTCGCCAGGGTCGTTGATCACAGCGCCGTGGCGGTAGAGCCATAG